Proteins encoded together in one Candidatus Lariskella endosymbiont of Epinotia ramella window:
- a CDS encoding pentapeptide repeat-containing protein, protein MSGNNIAQNEQVKEQHSGAITNKALDALDSLLVKNGYIARNILQDAAQFYHERQEGNTLKSMFTALKVLLEFCAFAIMHPIHTFELIKLGKTLSDPNNTKEFLSSEKTQKILQEFLSDAKNKDAVDNIANVFSGLGQDTKEALKDGGFALLSILANAQNFGKFINIAKDSVAGKLDPMARAEDVLEMMKDDKEMTAFLKKHNARIGQFIVDTAKGDGTKEMLKKFGLDVDFGADGKRDVLLQHAGAFVKDPGELHEFVRRLNKEGLFSWAAQGVKIINSDTKLKEHVQNHPESITNIAKAVSTEVFGVSEAMKKFHCNPEIMDVITPALKDTEKAQAILDGLNSGKIDEVAHNTLEVLKDNKDLSKFFSEKGQHFVPLTAAIISMPTTSEPMQKIQRYCAGDDHQNAIDAIIKCFAQEDEVKKGILTKHQDTLVPLFSHIARRHAYAEENAELLKTNNQKPENIIQDDLGFILSLKDNAKYTALIEEFNTSILKKQTESTNSEQKKIEPQDKVKDFLKYAQKTLENNPELRSTLAAYDQSLETKLNKLASPIASISQEILGNQEVTKKLSNALSAHKETPKIAALGATCASTLFNSPKVIHSITSNLDDFKGIAAEFSPQINETIDKFKAREIVDIVLANPQMLSPFILLTMNISENPEISEAVQNATSNMTPESMVKLVELAFSEISKNSLIQKDISKNAENYSTITKLALGSNPIIQEVFNNLDPAKLFAFMGDSPKSFVNLMNPLGEMAKLYETYQNPSNDQEKKEALQNLIFKTADLLDIIQKDQKMMEFVRENKSNIKQIIVEFVPSADIADTTITQALENPGNFSNTLRTVGEGGLSYVKFLADPNVWSAIGNTVSMRVGKAFLGNYININVGDEELLKVVKDSFDSGVDGKDIRKTLGENIQKANLGTKNAIKDIQKISFNGATQEWAQIRYGIQDLELSKINLQNTEFNGASLNNVKFTEGSLDKITFKNNKGNNLSLAAQLNGVVFENSDIPHINCSGAVVNDLQFKGGKLSELDLSKSTVNSIKLEGTEITEQVVNSLSTAQKSQGAKIETTNLKLTGEYKNPDFSGMNMKGADFSKMKLADDAVLDLTGTELEGATIPMEFLKRAKGLNPEKLKSVKDENYNDISKDVILEIIDNQRNKALQAIVTNVQKKVKNDETEFEKDYAKIEPKNNLGDVDLQSHINKLPDRVKKTINSAVHANHREIEQEKLEFAPQVGAWWESAYPKELSDSQYYIYALEKAVQKSASAPSELDTNIQRATAAVMIANEVAGRLFPGDDTQIKYKLHMINFLENLASKDAKIAEQFSQIFTEYKGEIKASEKLSDVCDLLETEYGKLVQTATIYRTQYIPDLALDDNLAEKLSNKLSTALTLGKGNIVIIDQLADQVAEQLFQTGKDSTRSEDKSMIADHLKGIFANMLNDPQLKKQHKTLGDVNIENLIGRVTFGIMGRVQNKSGLAELYYDQTKYTKSGMLSGGIYLPPEALNNKFTQKVSDYIVSNVKKEEPVLAHHTKDERISHNTKEEKAVVGHYTEEEVMRKHNDHATVRHH, encoded by the coding sequence ATGTCAGGGAATAACATAGCACAAAATGAGCAAGTAAAAGAACAACACAGCGGTGCAATAACAAACAAAGCATTAGATGCTCTTGATAGCTTACTTGTAAAAAATGGGTATATAGCTAGAAACATCTTACAAGATGCAGCTCAGTTTTATCATGAAAGACAAGAAGGTAATACATTAAAGTCCATGTTCACTGCTTTAAAAGTACTTCTTGAGTTTTGTGCATTTGCTATTATGCATCCTATACATACTTTTGAACTAATTAAGCTCGGCAAGACCTTATCAGACCCTAACAATACAAAAGAATTTCTATCTAGCGAGAAGACGCAAAAAATACTTCAAGAATTCTTGAGTGATGCAAAAAATAAAGACGCAGTTGACAATATCGCAAACGTATTTTCAGGACTAGGACAAGATACAAAAGAAGCTCTAAAAGATGGTGGATTTGCACTATTATCTATTCTCGCTAACGCGCAGAACTTTGGGAAATTTATTAATATTGCCAAAGACTCCGTTGCTGGAAAATTAGATCCTATGGCTAGAGCAGAAGATGTTCTAGAGATGATGAAAGATGATAAAGAAATGACAGCTTTTTTAAAGAAGCATAATGCAAGAATAGGACAGTTTATTGTAGACACAGCTAAAGGCGATGGTACGAAAGAAATGTTAAAGAAGTTTGGCCTTGATGTCGATTTTGGAGCTGATGGAAAAAGAGATGTTCTATTGCAACATGCTGGAGCATTTGTAAAAGATCCTGGAGAGTTACATGAGTTTGTTAGAAGACTCAATAAAGAAGGGTTATTTAGCTGGGCTGCCCAGGGTGTAAAAATTATAAACAGTGACACCAAGCTCAAAGAACACGTACAAAATCATCCTGAATCTATCACGAATATAGCAAAAGCTGTTAGCACTGAAGTTTTTGGCGTCAGTGAAGCAATGAAAAAATTTCATTGTAATCCTGAAATCATGGATGTCATCACACCAGCGCTCAAAGACACTGAAAAAGCGCAAGCAATCTTAGATGGTCTGAACAGTGGCAAGATAGATGAAGTTGCACACAATACACTTGAAGTGTTAAAAGATAATAAAGATTTGAGTAAGTTTTTTAGCGAAAAAGGACAGCATTTTGTTCCGCTTACAGCTGCTATAATTAGCATGCCAACTACAAGCGAGCCTATGCAAAAAATACAAAGATATTGCGCAGGAGATGATCATCAAAACGCGATTGATGCAATAATAAAATGTTTCGCTCAAGAGGATGAAGTAAAAAAAGGCATCTTAACAAAACATCAAGACACACTGGTTCCGTTATTTTCACATATAGCAAGAAGACATGCTTATGCTGAAGAGAACGCAGAACTTTTAAAAACAAATAATCAAAAGCCAGAAAATATTATACAAGATGACCTTGGTTTTATTCTATCTTTAAAGGATAATGCGAAATATACAGCACTCATAGAAGAATTCAACACCTCTATACTTAAAAAACAGACCGAATCAACAAATTCGGAACAGAAAAAGATCGAACCACAAGATAAGGTTAAAGATTTCTTGAAATACGCCCAGAAAACGCTAGAAAATAATCCGGAACTAAGAAGCACGCTTGCAGCATATGATCAGTCTTTGGAAACAAAATTAAACAAATTAGCTAGTCCTATAGCATCAATCTCTCAAGAAATACTTGGCAATCAAGAAGTAACCAAGAAACTTTCAAATGCTTTATCAGCACATAAAGAGACACCAAAAATAGCTGCACTTGGTGCAACGTGCGCTTCCACTCTTTTTAATAGCCCCAAGGTGATTCACTCTATTACAAGCAACTTAGATGACTTCAAAGGCATTGCAGCAGAATTCAGCCCACAAATTAATGAAACCATCGATAAATTCAAAGCAAGAGAAATAGTAGACATTGTACTAGCCAATCCTCAAATGCTCTCTCCTTTCATTCTTTTAACAATGAATATATCAGAGAATCCTGAAATCAGCGAAGCAGTACAAAATGCCACTTCTAATATGACACCAGAATCTATGGTAAAACTTGTAGAGCTTGCTTTCTCTGAAATCTCTAAAAATTCACTAATACAAAAAGATATATCTAAAAATGCAGAAAATTACTCAACAATCACCAAACTTGCTTTAGGCAGTAATCCAATAATACAAGAAGTTTTTAACAACCTTGATCCTGCGAAACTTTTTGCATTTATGGGTGATTCTCCAAAGTCTTTCGTGAATTTAATGAATCCTCTCGGCGAGATGGCGAAACTCTACGAAACATATCAAAACCCAAGTAACGATCAGGAGAAGAAAGAAGCGCTGCAAAATCTAATTTTTAAGACTGCAGATCTTCTAGATATCATACAAAAAGATCAAAAAATGATGGAGTTCGTAAGAGAGAACAAATCTAATATAAAACAGATCATTGTTGAATTTGTTCCAAGCGCTGATATTGCAGATACAACAATTACGCAAGCACTAGAAAATCCCGGAAACTTTTCAAATACATTGAGAACGGTTGGAGAAGGAGGATTAAGTTATGTAAAATTTCTTGCAGATCCAAATGTATGGTCAGCGATAGGCAATACTGTCAGCATGCGCGTAGGCAAAGCGTTCTTGGGAAATTATATAAATATAAATGTCGGCGATGAAGAATTGCTAAAAGTTGTAAAAGATTCATTTGATTCAGGTGTTGACGGAAAAGATATCAGGAAAACACTTGGAGAAAATATTCAAAAAGCTAATCTTGGTACTAAGAATGCAATAAAAGATATTCAAAAGATATCTTTCAATGGTGCAACGCAGGAGTGGGCTCAAATACGATATGGAATCCAAGACTTAGAGCTATCTAAGATCAATTTACAAAACACAGAATTTAATGGGGCATCGCTCAACAATGTCAAATTCACTGAAGGCTCATTAGACAAAATCACGTTTAAAAATAACAAAGGCAACAACCTAAGTTTAGCAGCGCAGCTGAATGGCGTTGTTTTTGAGAATTCAGATATACCACATATTAATTGCAGTGGCGCTGTAGTCAACGATTTACAATTCAAAGGTGGAAAATTGTCAGAATTGGATCTAAGCAAATCTACTGTCAATAGTATAAAACTAGAAGGAACTGAAATCACTGAACAGGTAGTAAATTCGCTATCAACAGCACAAAAAAGTCAAGGCGCTAAAATCGAAACTACCAACCTGAAACTCACTGGAGAATATAAGAACCCTGATTTCTCTGGAATGAATATGAAAGGCGCTGATTTTTCTAAAATGAAATTAGCAGATGATGCAGTATTAGACCTTACAGGCACTGAATTGGAAGGCGCCACGATTCCTATGGAATTCTTGAAGCGTGCCAAGGGTCTAAACCCAGAGAAACTAAAATCTGTTAAAGATGAAAACTATAACGATATTTCTAAAGATGTTATTTTAGAAATTATAGACAATCAAAGGAATAAAGCATTACAAGCCATTGTTACAAATGTTCAAAAGAAAGTAAAAAATGATGAGACTGAGTTCGAGAAGGATTATGCAAAAATAGAACCAAAAAATAACTTAGGTGATGTAGATTTACAATCTCATATCAATAAGTTACCAGATCGCGTTAAGAAGACTATCAATTCAGCAGTTCATGCAAATCATAGAGAAATTGAGCAAGAGAAATTAGAATTCGCTCCACAAGTTGGAGCTTGGTGGGAATCAGCATATCCGAAGGAATTATCTGATTCGCAGTATTATATCTATGCTTTGGAAAAAGCAGTACAAAAATCAGCTAGCGCTCCAAGTGAGCTTGATACAAATATTCAACGTGCGACTGCCGCAGTTATGATAGCAAATGAAGTGGCAGGACGTCTCTTTCCAGGCGATGATACGCAGATTAAATACAAGCTACATATGATAAACTTCTTAGAAAATTTAGCGTCCAAGGATGCTAAAATAGCCGAGCAATTTTCTCAAATATTTACAGAATATAAAGGCGAAATCAAAGCATCTGAAAAGCTTAGCGACGTATGTGATTTGCTTGAAACAGAATATGGTAAGTTAGTACAAACTGCTACAATATACCGCACTCAATATATACCAGATTTAGCGCTAGATGATAATCTAGCAGAGAAACTTTCTAACAAACTTTCTACGGCACTTACGCTAGGGAAGGGAAACATCGTAATAATCGATCAGTTAGCTGATCAAGTAGCTGAGCAACTTTTCCAAACAGGGAAAGATAGCACGAGATCTGAAGATAAAAGCATGATTGCTGATCACTTAAAGGGTATTTTTGCTAATATGCTGAATGATCCACAGCTTAAGAAACAACATAAGACTTTAGGAGATGTGAATATAGAAAATCTGATTGGAAGAGTGACATTTGGAATAATGGGTAGAGTTCAGAATAAATCAGGCCTTGCTGAACTATAC
- a CDS encoding flagellar basal body P-ring protein FlgI, with amino-acid sequence MLSMFIRRFMSRFIIFAAMLSMLLCFSYRFTEAAKIKDIVAFEGIRDNVLVGYGLVVGLNGTGDNLRNSAFTEKGFVDFLEKLGINTRGANLKTRNIAAVMVTASLPPFSRTGSRISVNISTLGDAKSLRGGTLVATPLLGADGNVYAVAQGTVSLGTPTDFDPVVSKSKFTPTAGYVNSGAIVERELDFSLNSLGEVRLALKNPDVTTARIISTAINNSLGENLSTATDPGTVKIVVPVEYLNNVLGLLADIENLEVEPESIAKVVIDEASGTIVISDNVRISPVAISQGNLIVKVQDDERLLSLIINKKDEEAIMPGTKLAVMEEATSLSDLVKGLNALAVKTQDLVAILKSMQQAGALQATIEVR; translated from the coding sequence ATGCTCAGTATGTTTATTCGGAGATTTATGTCAAGATTCATAATCTTTGCTGCGATGCTTTCTATGCTCCTCTGTTTTTCATACCGCTTTACGGAAGCAGCTAAGATAAAAGATATAGTCGCTTTTGAGGGAATTCGGGACAATGTGCTTGTTGGATATGGATTGGTTGTTGGATTAAACGGTACTGGAGACAATTTGAGGAATTCAGCGTTCACTGAGAAGGGGTTTGTTGATTTTTTAGAGAAGCTTGGAATTAATACTAGAGGAGCAAATCTTAAGACTAGAAACATCGCGGCAGTAATGGTGACGGCAAGCCTTCCACCATTTTCCAGAACTGGAAGTAGAATCTCTGTGAATATTAGTACACTTGGTGATGCAAAGAGTTTAAGAGGTGGTACTCTTGTTGCTACTCCTTTACTTGGCGCAGATGGTAATGTTTATGCAGTTGCTCAAGGAACTGTGAGTCTTGGTACACCAACTGATTTTGATCCAGTGGTTAGTAAGTCAAAGTTTACTCCAACGGCTGGCTATGTAAATAGCGGCGCTATAGTAGAGCGTGAGCTGGACTTCTCACTGAATTCTCTAGGAGAAGTCAGACTAGCTCTGAAGAATCCTGATGTAACAACAGCAAGGATAATATCAACAGCTATAAATAACTCGCTTGGTGAAAATTTGTCTACTGCGACTGATCCAGGAACAGTCAAAATTGTTGTTCCAGTCGAATATCTAAACAATGTGCTTGGACTTCTTGCGGATATAGAAAATTTAGAGGTGGAACCGGAAAGTATTGCAAAAGTTGTCATAGATGAAGCAAGCGGCACCATAGTTATTAGCGATAATGTCAGAATTAGTCCAGTTGCAATTTCTCAAGGTAATTTGATTGTTAAAGTGCAGGATGATGAACGACTTCTCAGTCTAATAATTAATAAAAAAGATGAAGAAGCTATTATGCCTGGCACGAAACTTGCTGTAATGGAAGAGGCTACTAGCTTGAGTGATTTGGTGAAGGGGTTAAATGCACTAGCTGTTAAGACGCAAGATCTTGTTGCGATATTAAAATCCATGCAACAGGCAGGTGCCTTGCAAGCTACTATAGAGGTGAGGTAG
- a CDS encoding ankyrin repeat domain-containing protein: MNDIIKRVIGFDAYGYISKAIKNGDIQNIDVWLNSPSPTGYKGTQDLQEAAKRVDESLLDLAFATQNKEIIQRILKSECANLHSVNKKDSHNALANILLQEKQEDREEFFQIIKDKLNERDYINLLAANKVTDLLPRLFKLAGGIDPKIAQAMFEKAVRDGYQKSALLLFNQFPEIDLSFKTDIKMRATSLYDDNIDEKNISPLKNLIYKIQNYSIFHKDDNDDQAEIRSLLLTLLKNGDLNKLENNLLYNLFAGSETSSDLELIESLLNNKTYTLAQYDVKEALETIAAFNEIPDTATILIRDVLQRWNKDNFDDLRSISKPLMTILSKMQEDKMREILSIVLKKDLTTQFISIKDYHSLFIKFIEQHGNKKSLIQAPLKYAKTIMAHCFWRQNLNSEEHNEDKFDKKQINLLWQKFQSTEDKEILKAALKAEVINLDDISMQDKGLINSFTAPLLKIFNLKGSLNQDAALFKALAKFQDINLIKRLIRTKGFKISDENQFAGELLQTTDEIFHASITELHKKNMLSEKLITALVQKISLQSTPAYKKHEILFHVESKLTIKALQKKTKQFTSNLLELYKNGCSIEYIQMIANLNTDIKPVDNNDNTLLHATAACGIIEDVRDALQCTAKQINTKNNQGFTPLMLLCGSNTENKLEIAKCIINHADFNWARELHQTQINHLLLAYLADKDGFISSGIAEYLLSIPEVATEKNIRDLLLVALTDDKVSLIFPNDATIDAISNKVRNSKNFLKDAIASNNRDMRRQEIVHRIIKETTIDKQELYDVMFDTYTIYMRHKLNNNTNSSSDKISHLVQIAQKPEIDVNIQREERIIAPGKEKSRSYAHTSILGMACAHGASDVVMELIKLKNINLNCGITTSGDQISEIPPIMMAYNALRNNQEDTTKGATDAKKDIKDLNKPYIDIIQVLLEKDGVDLSKEFSHHDVGNISIAEILYNDPILSQHESIGSIRKNIINNICKSKDPSHIKDRLLMLACAAGDNTSVQTLLDNNASPLTKNEYGCHSLAIAAMNFAKDPKQYIKVIEQLTRKVRIEEYKINEKDKTGASTAHYIAAHCDSQTVKQILEGINDFQDDSKLLMSAYSGGNADVIEYVSGITQISDEMLKTLTNYDGNTALHYSAASMKPGIDNTLKILIEKGLDVNASNKHGITPLMLAIASQDLSKIDALLARKELDLNACEKNGSTPLMIACALGNREVIRRILNDPRVNVNQTNSSGMSALMITAYKDWTQQFSSIKDATTALENPAEKLIWRCDKQIATELIRRGADPLFGKNSEAFTTKMLLIMMKTSLLTLANHFLLMFNPILQRIGSAGIAWNTATEVGNTFGDLITKTIAKYVTDNKIDLNGFPIIGNYHIDKFGRVIAGDALKNAINKAPQYENGKQSIATASDLENAFKNANINNAAKWQIHNDLLYKYQHIQNVLQNSNLLPWTRRGLERVADEIVRADRSLTFNVTTETLGKMQVKDFRDNFKDVCKSINDQNRYITIDLMLKDDAIDLTKGTKEGFKSLLQKIAGGEIITDAKIMHNAKAFLDEYKKEIDYKTHISLFAAFKLQIKDLLKKIIPGIKPSKQLLQNAIASTEERRRILEKFEENRNNTIQIAQTEEPNMKSLQAHDKEEGTFSKIVSYFNYFCGSNTEKEEVAEKIAYSAGMLANIGARLATFTTMEKDLTLSVASPLLYYGTTSTALSLAGVGGGIAAAYGLYKGAKWLTDSSIPEQQQNIDVADDCSTKANATFQVNQSITKQYATRKFRMYKLGATFDDENVSESDLYYLDMLSGNTQEQMTSMAFKDKLLAEQQGFIQQSI, from the coding sequence ATGAATGATATCATAAAACGCGTGATAGGATTTGATGCTTATGGATATATTAGTAAAGCAATAAAAAACGGAGACATCCAAAACATTGATGTATGGTTAAATTCGCCATCACCAACAGGGTATAAAGGAACACAAGATCTTCAAGAAGCTGCAAAACGAGTAGACGAATCTCTACTGGATCTAGCATTTGCAACACAAAATAAAGAGATAATTCAAAGAATACTCAAGAGTGAATGTGCAAACCTGCATTCAGTAAATAAGAAGGATTCGCATAATGCCCTTGCAAATATACTATTGCAAGAAAAGCAAGAAGATAGAGAGGAATTTTTTCAAATTATTAAAGATAAGCTAAACGAAAGAGATTATATTAACCTTCTTGCAGCAAATAAAGTGACAGATTTGCTTCCTAGATTGTTTAAGTTAGCAGGTGGTATTGATCCAAAAATAGCTCAAGCAATGTTTGAAAAAGCTGTAAGAGATGGATATCAAAAATCTGCGCTTCTACTATTTAACCAATTTCCAGAAATCGATTTGTCTTTTAAAACAGACATAAAAATGAGAGCTACAAGTCTGTATGATGATAATATTGATGAAAAGAACATAAGCCCGTTAAAAAATCTGATTTATAAGATTCAAAACTATAGCATATTCCACAAAGATGATAATGACGATCAAGCAGAAATAAGAAGTTTGTTACTTACACTTTTAAAGAATGGTGATCTTAATAAACTAGAAAACAATTTGCTATATAATTTATTTGCAGGTAGCGAAACATCATCAGACCTTGAGCTTATTGAATCTTTATTAAACAATAAAACATATACCTTAGCACAATATGACGTCAAAGAAGCACTGGAAACTATAGCTGCTTTTAACGAAATTCCAGATACAGCAACAATATTGATACGTGATGTATTACAGAGGTGGAATAAAGATAATTTCGATGACCTAAGGTCAATCTCAAAACCTCTAATGACTATTTTATCAAAGATGCAAGAAGATAAAATGCGAGAAATCCTCTCCATTGTTCTCAAAAAAGATTTAACAACGCAATTTATATCGATCAAGGATTATCATAGTCTCTTTATAAAGTTCATAGAACAACATGGAAACAAAAAATCTCTGATACAAGCGCCACTAAAATACGCAAAAACCATCATGGCACACTGCTTCTGGCGACAAAATTTGAACTCCGAAGAACATAATGAAGACAAATTTGACAAAAAGCAGATAAATTTATTATGGCAAAAGTTTCAAAGTACAGAAGATAAAGAGATTCTAAAAGCAGCGCTTAAAGCAGAAGTGATAAATCTAGATGATATATCCATGCAAGACAAAGGTTTGATCAATTCTTTCACAGCGCCACTTTTAAAAATATTCAATTTAAAAGGATCGCTTAATCAAGATGCAGCTTTGTTCAAAGCACTTGCAAAATTTCAAGATATAAACCTAATAAAGAGGTTAATACGCACAAAAGGATTCAAGATAAGCGATGAAAATCAATTTGCAGGTGAGCTTTTACAGACTACAGATGAAATTTTTCATGCATCAATAACGGAATTACATAAGAAGAACATGCTAAGTGAGAAATTGATTACAGCGCTTGTACAAAAAATATCCTTACAATCTACACCAGCATATAAAAAGCATGAAATACTATTTCATGTAGAATCTAAGCTTACAATAAAAGCATTGCAGAAAAAAACAAAGCAATTCACATCAAACTTGCTAGAACTATATAAAAATGGCTGCTCTATTGAGTATATTCAAATGATTGCAAATCTAAACACCGATATTAAACCAGTTGACAATAATGACAACACGCTACTACATGCTACCGCTGCTTGCGGGATAATAGAAGATGTAAGAGATGCACTACAATGCACTGCAAAACAAATTAATACTAAAAATAATCAAGGTTTTACTCCGCTCATGTTGCTTTGTGGTTCAAACACAGAAAATAAATTAGAAATTGCAAAGTGCATAATTAATCATGCAGATTTTAATTGGGCAAGAGAACTTCATCAAACACAAATCAATCACCTCTTGCTGGCATACCTTGCAGATAAAGATGGTTTTATAAGCTCTGGCATAGCTGAGTATTTACTCAGCATCCCAGAAGTTGCTACAGAAAAAAATATAAGAGATTTACTTTTAGTTGCGCTTACAGATGACAAGGTAAGCTTAATATTTCCAAACGATGCAACTATAGATGCTATATCGAACAAAGTAAGAAACAGCAAAAATTTTTTAAAAGATGCAATTGCCTCAAACAATCGAGACATGAGAAGACAAGAGATCGTCCATCGCATCATAAAGGAAACAACAATTGATAAGCAAGAGTTATATGATGTGATGTTTGATACATACACAATATACATGCGTCACAAATTGAACAATAATACAAATTCATCATCAGACAAAATATCACATTTAGTTCAAATAGCACAAAAGCCTGAGATAGACGTTAACATTCAAAGAGAAGAACGTATTATCGCACCAGGCAAAGAAAAATCTAGATCGTACGCTCATACTTCTATCTTGGGAATGGCATGTGCACATGGTGCAAGCGATGTTGTAATGGAGCTTATAAAACTCAAAAACATAAATTTAAATTGTGGAATAACAACAAGTGGCGATCAAATCTCCGAAATACCACCTATTATGATGGCATATAATGCTTTAAGAAATAATCAAGAGGATACAACAAAAGGCGCAACAGATGCCAAAAAAGATATAAAAGATCTCAATAAGCCCTATATCGATATCATACAAGTTTTGCTAGAAAAAGATGGTGTAGATTTATCAAAAGAGTTCTCACACCATGACGTAGGAAATATCAGCATTGCTGAGATCTTATATAATGATCCAATATTGAGTCAACATGAATCTATTGGATCTATCAGAAAAAATATTATAAACAATATATGCAAATCCAAAGACCCTTCACATATTAAAGATCGCCTCTTAATGCTAGCTTGTGCAGCAGGAGATAATACTTCTGTGCAAACATTACTAGATAATAATGCATCACCACTTACAAAGAATGAATACGGATGTCATTCACTAGCAATCGCAGCAATGAATTTTGCAAAAGACCCTAAACAATATATCAAAGTAATAGAACAACTAACCAGGAAAGTCAGGATAGAAGAATACAAAATTAACGAGAAAGATAAAACAGGCGCTAGCACAGCACATTATATTGCAGCCCACTGTGACAGTCAAACAGTCAAACAGATCCTAGAAGGTATAAATGATTTTCAAGACGATTCTAAGCTCTTGATGTCTGCATACTCTGGAGGCAATGCAGACGTAATCGAGTATGTCTCTGGCATTACACAAATTAGCGATGAAATGCTTAAAACACTTACAAATTATGACGGCAATACAGCTCTTCATTATAGCGCAGCTTCAATGAAACCTGGAATTGATAACACACTCAAAATTCTTATAGAAAAAGGTCTAGATGTCAATGCAAGCAACAAGCATGGAATCACTCCATTAATGCTGGCTATAGCAAGTCAAGACTTAAGTAAAATTGACGCTCTGCTCGCAAGAAAAGAATTAGATCTAAATGCATGTGAAAAAAACGGCAGCACACCATTGATGATTGCATGCGCGCTCGGTAACCGCGAAGTTATAAGACGTATACTGAATGATCCAAGAGTCAATGTAAATCAAACTAATAGTTCCGGCATGAGCGCCCTCATGATCACAGCTTACAAAGACTGGACTCAGCAATTCAGTAGTATAAAAGATGCCACCACTGCACTGGAAAATCCTGCAGAAAAGCTTATATGGCGATGTGATAAACAAATTGCAACTGAATTAATAAGACGCGGCGCAGACCCGTTATTCGGTAAAAACAGCGAAGCTTTTACCACTAAAATGCTGCTTATCATGATGAAAACAAGTCTTTTAACCCTAGCAAACCACTTTTTACTTATGTTCAATCCTATATTACAAAGGATTGGTTCGGCTGGTATCGCTTGGAATACAGCAACAGAAGTCGGAAATACTTTTGGCGATCTGATTACTAAAACAATAGCAAAATATGTAACAGACAATAAGATAGACTTAAATGGCTTTCCGATCATAGGTAATTATCATATAGATAAATTTGGAAGAGTAATTGCAGGCGATGCACTGAAAAATGCGATAAATAAAGCTCCTCAGTATGAAAACGGGAAACAAAGTATTGCAACTGCAAGTGACCTTGAAAATGCTTTTAAAAATGCAAATATAAACAATGCGGCAAAATGGCAAATACACAATGATTTACTGTATAAATACCAACACATTCAAAATGTTCTACAAAATAGCAATCTTCTTCCATGGACTAGGAGAGGCCTTGAAAGAGTAGCAGATGAAATAGTGCGAGCTGACAGAAGCTTAACGTTCAATGTCACTACCGAAACACTAGGTAAAATGCAAGTTAAAGACTTTCGAGACAACTTCAAAGATGTCTGCAAAAGCATTAATGATCAAAATAGATATATTACAATTGACTTGATGCTAAAAGATGATGCTATAGATTTGACAAAAGGTACAAAGGAAGGCTTTAAGAGTTTACTTCAAAAAATAGCAGGTGGAGAGATAATAACAGATGCAAAGATAATGCATAATGCCAAAGCTTTCCTGGATGAATATAAAAAAGAGATAGATTATAAAACACATATCAGTTTGTTTGCAGCTTTCAAGCTACAAATAAAGGATTTGCTCAAAAAAATTATACCAGGGATTAAGCCAAGCAAACAATTGCTGCAAAATGCAATAGCATCTACAGAAGAAAGACGCAGAATATTGGAAAAATTTGAAGAAAATAGAAATAATACAATCCAAATAGCGCAAACGGAAGAGCCCAATATGAAATCTCTTCAAGCACATGATAAAGAAGAAGGAACATTCAGCAAAATTGTCAGTTACTTTAATTATTTTTGTGGCAGTAATACAGAAAAAGAAGAAGTTGCCGAAAAAATAGCATATTCTGCCGGAATGCTTGCAAACATTGGCGCACGCCTTGCAACTTTCACTACAATGGAAAAAGATTTAACACTTAGTGTTGCATCACCTCTTTTGTATTATGGGACAACATCTACAGCGCTTTCTCTTGCAGGTGTTGGCGGCGGCATAGCAGCAGCTTACGGACTATATAAGGGAGCAAAATGGCTTACTGACAGCAGTATACCTGAACAACAACAAAATATCGATGTAGCAGATGACTGCAGCACAAAAGCAAATGCAACATTCCAAGTTAATCAATCCATTACTAAGCAATATGCAACTCGCAAATTTAGAATGTATAAATTAGGAGCTACTTTTGATGACGAAAACGTTAGCGAATCTGATTTATATTATTTAGATATGTTGTCAGGCAATACTCAAGAACAAATGACAAGTATGGCATTTAAAGATAAACTTCTTGCTGAACAACAAGGATTTATACAACAATCTATATGA